CCAGTGGAATAAAATAGGAAGGTCAGAAAGAGAGTAAAATATGTAATGAAATTTTCATATATGATGATAAAGGAGTCATCTCAAATGACTGGCCCAAAggtggtctttttaaaaaatgtgctggAATGATTATATAACCATTTGGAAAAAAGATAGAGATCCATATCTAATACATGTATAATAATACAAATGGAACAGGGATCcagatgtaaaaaataaaaccatataaGCACATAAGAAAATATGGATGAATTCCTCTAGAAACTGAAATTACTGACTTTCTAACTAAGACCCAAAGTCTAGGAGCAATAAACTAATAAAGTTGACTTCAAGACCCAAATCATCACaagcaaaatcaaaagaaaagtggaaaactggagaaattatttttaatatttgtctcATATAAAGAACTAATATCCCTAGTATATAAAGAATGCCTAAGAATTAAGAGAAaagcagtaaaaaagaaaaaaaaacataatttacaaaaacatacaaaaatggcccttaaacatatgaaaagatgtcgcTCTTCATTCATGATATGACGaatgaaagtaaaaatcaaaTTGAGATACCACTTCTCATCTGTCAGATTGCCAGATTATTAAAAAGTTGGTGAAGGTATGGGGAGACACGCATTCTCATACATCATATATAACCCTCATAGAGGGAAATTTAGAaacatttaacaaatatatatgtatgtgtactaTTTGGCTCAAAAGTCCACACTTAGTAATTAACCCTAAAAGTATACtgtcaaatacaaaaatatttgtgGATATGGCTGTTCATTgcaaatttttttcattcattacaaaatattcattttaactgcaaaatgttgaaaacaatctaaatgttcataTATAGGACagtgattaaataaattacagtgcACACAATGCAGAACTATGTAATGTATAAAGAATGAAGATCTCTATGAGTTCATATGAagtgatttccagaatatactgttaaattaaaaatagcaaagtaGAGAAGAGCTTCTATAGTATGTTACTTTCTGTGTAAGAAATAATgggatataagaaaatatttacgCACTGGGttatttttgcaaagaagaaacATAGGAAGGGTAAACCAGAAACCAACGTGGGGGGGACAAAGAGAAGGGGTTTGGTGGGAAAGTGACTTTTCTGTGTATGTAcctttttgtattgttttgactTTTGGACCAGGTTAATGTTTTAtacactcaaaaaattaaaccaggataggagaaaaaaatactaaaattaaacACAAACAGAGACAAATGAAACCAACTGTAATTCAAATGAATAATGTAACCCCcatgaggaagaaaaaagaaagaagtaacctAATTTTTGAAGGCAGTATTTGGCTATAAATCTTTAGTCAGTACATAAAAAGAGCTGCAACTGTTCTGAAACGAATTTCAGGATGGAGCAAATGAGTAATTATTTAGAGGATAATTGGATCCAGGTCTTTCATGGAAAAAGGAATTACAAATGTGAAAAAGGGGGGAAACTACATAAATTTTATAGTATTGGATTGAATTGGAGATATCAGTATGAACTACTggtttttattatctttcttgTTCAGTGTGTCTGTATAAATATGTTTTGTgaagttatatatacatatatggatgtGTCTATACATGTGTGTTCGTGTatttcccagctctgtcacctGGAAAGGCCTAAAAGCAATGGCACCCCAGGAGCGATGAGCACAACTAGGAccaagatcttggtttctaagtcAACTTCCTCACTAACAGGTACCAAGGGTCCTTGAAGAACTAGCCGATTCCAGGGCTGATAGGGAAAATATGAGTCTAGAACATCTTATGTGCCAAAGCATAAATGCTAAAACGATGGAGACACGTCATAAGAACACAGGAACCACCCAGCTTCAAAGGTGCTCCCAGGtcaaatctgggacaatttgagcctcaaaataaataatgatagtaatggATTATAgtcacttcaataaaataaggaTTTCATGGATCTAAATTTACATAAACATTTCACATAAATAAAGGGGGAGAAGAAAAGCTGTTCTTTATAGTAGGAGATTAACAAATGTAGAAGGAATAATGGAGTTAGAAGAACCATTATTTGGCAAATATCATAGTAACAGTGAATTCTGGCAAGAAATCATTTATACATGGTTAAGTTAGAGTCTCAAGGTATCCCTCTCCCCCAAATTACCTATTAATTccaaagggaaaaatagtaaTTGTCCATAGATAAAACATGCAGCATACACCCCCTTAACCATATAAGTTAGCACCACCAGCAGTGGGACCCAGCTATGTCACGTACCACTTGATATGATGCACTAAGGAAGACACCATGTTGCGGTTGTGGTATTCCTGCCCAAAATGCAAAACTGGAATCTAATTGTAAGGAAATATCAGATAAACACAAATCGAGGGACAGTGTGAGATAGCTGTGCCTGTCCTCTTTAGAAATGTGAAGCTCATGGAGGTGAAGACACAGCTGTCCCAGATGAAAAGAGACGGATGAGGCATGACAACTGCACGCAGTTACGATATTGGAGTAGATCGTGGACTGGGCAAAGAGGTAGCTGTGAGAAATGTCGGAGACAACTGATGAGATTTGAATTGTTCTGcatctgttttgaatttcttgcTTTTGATAACTATTGTCTTTAGCTAAGAGAATACCCTTGTTTTTAGGAAATGcgcactgaagtatttagggttAAAGGCACATGATATCCACAACTCACTTTCAaaaggttcaaaaaaaaaaatagtagggAAAGAGGGAGAGTTGAAATGATGAAGCAAATAGGGAGATGTAAACAACTGGTGAATTTGGGTGAAAGGCAAATAGGAGTtctttgtactattcttgcagcttttctgtgaatttgaaactatttaaaaaaggttaaaacaATTTGTTTTAGGTTAGTTAGATGTgacaatgtatttaaaaatgaacagacAGTATTTGGAAGAGATACTCCCCGGTAAGGGGGACAGGAAACGAGGAGGGACAGGGTTCTGTGATGTCACCAAAGACTTTAATTGGAGGCAGCTCCTCTGCAGTGGCTTTTTGGCGGGCTGAAGTGACTCTTGCTGGTGGCACAGGGATGGCTCAGACGTCTTCTCCTCCTATAGGGGAGTTTCCGAATCAGTCTTCATGGCCCCTGTTTACCGCCCTCTTCCTCCTGGCGCCACTCCAGCAGTCCCTGCAGCCTCGGAGACCTGCGAGGGGGCTGCCGACTAGAATGCTCAGGGTCTCCCAATGAGGCATGGCTGGTATGGCCAGTGACCCTGGGAGTAGCAGTTTAGGTTTCTCTTGTAAAAGCCTCTTTGGGAAACATGTGAATTCACAtctgaaagaagaaagggaaaaattacACCAAGTTAAGTCTTTGCGCTGGGCCTGGCTGGACTGTTCCGGTCGCCTCCATCCCCAGTCATTGTCAGATTCTGGAATACTGTGTGAGCCGTGTGGACCCCTGCCTGGGGTGCACTGGGGCTCCACGGGAGCATTCAGTGACACCAGGGTGTCTTGCCAAGTGCAGTGGCCTGGAAAATAGAAGAATTGGGCCCATCCTGGTTCTGACACTAACACCACTGTCTGCTGGGCTTTTGGAAAGTTCCTTCCTGCCGTAGACCACAGCCTTCTCTATACAGTGAGAAGCTGGTTTTTAAACTATGTTCCCTGAGCCCTGtgtgaggaggagaggggagagaagggggtaGGTGGGTTAGTGGGGCTTGTGGACCGACATCCACGATTCAGGTAGAGCAGGATGCCTTTGAGTTTTTACAGAAATTGGACTTTGAGATTTTGTTTGCAAGGAGTGTTTAGCTATTATGAGAATTCTGAAGTGACTGGGCTGGGTGACCCTTACCTCTCAACAGCCAGCCTCATGGGTTGGTTGTGAGCTATGTGAGGTCATGTGGACACAGCCTTGGTGCCCATCAGTGAGGCTGCAGTTCTTCTTCCTGGATATGGCTGCCATCCAGTACCCAGAGGCATTTCTCCCCCAACTGGACTACGCTCAATCCACAAGCATTTTCTGGCATGTTTACTTGCCATGTACCTGGCTGAGTTTGGAGGAACAAAACTGATGtaggccctgccctcctggaactTACTGTCTGGTGTCCGAAGCAGACATTAAGCGAACcatcacacacaacacacacataaaactaGGTCACGAGGGCTTAGAAGGAAGGTATGGATGTGTGTTCTTTCCTCCCAGACCTGCTGCTCCTCATGTAATTCCCAGCTCCGGGGATCATGAGGACAGGTCTCAGACCCCAGGACTCTGTCCAGTGTGTTCTAGAATATGACTGCAGCTTCCTGAGGGGAGCAGTCCCGCCTCTTTGTCACCCCACTTGGCTTAGCTCAGTATCAAATTGGGGTTTGGTCATTAGGACAAGGCTCCCTCCCCCAGAGGTTTCCTGGTCGGTGTTAGGGCCCCGATTTGGAACTCACCTTCAAACTCACTGCCGCCGTTATACGAGGCTCTCTTTTCTGGATCGATCAGGGGTTGTCCCAGAGGTTTGCGGGACGCTGTATCACCATGCTTGAGATTTTGTCCATCAAGTTCATCCTTCTGCAAACCTGGCAATGATAATTCCACGTGGTCATGTGGGGAGGCTCAGAGGGGATGACGGAAGGAAAGGCGTTTTGCCAACTCTAGAGCAGTGCACATGGACCAGCGGTGGTTATTATGTGGGTGGGGAGTACCTGAATCTGCATCCTTTAGTCTTCTGAGTTCTCCCCCTCATAAGCAGGTACTGGGTTCAAAATACgcattctttttaaaacatagtttactttttttttctgtttataaaaataacatatatccATTATAGAAAAGCTTAGGAAATATTGAAGAACatgaagtaggaaaaaaatgccCAACTCTCCCTTCGGATATCACCAGTGTTTGCCTATTTGCATATTTTTACGTAGTCCATCAGATCCTGTATATTATGcatgcattttactttgtacAATCATAAACATTTTGCTCATGTCactaaattttaagaaataatagttgcataatattctgttttatggATAATTCAGGATTTATTTAACCAGTGTTCTATTTTTGGGTATTTTGGggtaatttattttc
This portion of the Vicugna pacos chromosome 4, VicPac4, whole genome shotgun sequence genome encodes:
- the TEX48 gene encoding testis-expressed protein 48, which produces MFCFCCKDCEEPDGIDDSKTPSQSQEFQPSKHGLQKDELDGQNLKHGDTASRKPLGQPLIDPEKRASYNGGSEFEGGEDV